Below is a genomic region from Scomber scombrus chromosome 3, fScoSco1.1, whole genome shotgun sequence.
AAACACTGGGATTGAACATGTGAAAACCCACAGAAGGGGAGGGGACATCAACAATATCCTTTTGAAAAGAGAGGcattctattttctttttttacccttAACACCTAAGGgcttaaaattagattttgatctcaaatctttttttaaaagtagtttttatGATCTTTTCTGGATTATTTTTGTGACTCAAAATGTGTATTCAACTTAGCTTTTGATGTGATTTATTTGATTCCAATTGTTCTCGGCCTTTTCATAGAGGCGCGCTTTGTCTTCCATATAGGAGTATCAGACAGTGTTGTCCAGCTCTGCTTCTGATAGGTCCAATTTGAGAGCAGCTTGACTCTTAATCATACAGATCACAATCACCTGAGTAATAAATGTACCTGTGTCTATATATTGCTTGTCTTGggttgtgatgatgatgatttcacAATGCCTGACGAAGAACTGTGAGATCTAAAcattgcttcttctttttttttttttttacagttaaagtTGCTGGGAgcttttaatacagtgtgtggatcctctttctattttttttgcCATGGTAATGTAAAGACCCTGGACAGAAATGTTTGATACATCTTGGCTGAGTTTATGGAGTGTGTATTCTTTGCATGACAATTGCTGTTGTAATGTGTGCACTGTACCCTCACCAAACTacatgaggaaataaagaaacataacAAGAGGGTCACAAAAAAGGAATAGTTGACATATCTTCTGTTAAAGCTAGGCTGAAaatttcctctccatcttccTCAGACTAATACAGGCAGacatgctgcagcagcagcagtaggaaGAGGGGCAGGAAAGTTCAATCCCTCTCAATATCAGTTAGCTGTTACATTAGTAGGTGTTctcattattttgtccaccGTCAATAGGCCACATTGTATAGCGTGCAGAGGTGGTGGTGATCCCCCTCGATCAACACATGGCAGTCAGAATTTATCGAGCGGCGTCCAATCGGCGCGCTCCTCTTAGGGCGAGCCTCCGCAGCGCTCGGCCAATCGGAGGCGCTGAATAGGACCCGTGCCTCCGAGTTGTGCAGCGATGTGGTCACGTGACGCTGGGAAAGGGAATGCCAACATGGACCCGTGGCAAGGACGGGATGTGAGCGTGCGACGACAATAACAcaacggaggaagaagaggaaaaaaaaccccgcaaaaaacaacaacaaccacgaAATAATTAAAAGGCTGTCGACGGCGCTGCTCCTCTGCACCGAGACTCCTCCGAATAACTCGAGGTAGGTCGAAAAGTCCGGCACTCTCTTGCTCGGTTCATCCGGAGTGAAGGAGTAGtgtacaacattttttttttttttgacccaGCCGAACTTGAGACTCGTGGATTCCCATACAGGCACAGTAGTATTCAGGCGGATCGGTATGTCCTAAAAAGCTCCTCCGTTACTAACACTTGTATTGGTGTTATTTTCCGCGTTACGGGGGCTTTACGGTGCATTAGCTCGGGCTGAGTCCTCCTCGCTGTGGATGGTAATGGGCGCGTCAGTGCGGGCCGTGTTTACTAGCGCTGTGTTTCAAGTATGAGGCCCTGCTGCAACATGTGCCTGACGCtctgacagcagcaacacacatcCTTTACAGAAGCAAAGGAGGATTGTTTTACCATATGTGTCTTTGTGGACTattgtttttagattttgggGGGTGTGCGGATCTGATAGGGGTCCTGGATAGACTCCAGGGGTCGTACAGCTAATTGAAATTAATCTATTCATATATCAGAAATTTACATATGCAAATAATTGATCATCatggatttttatattttttgctgCTGCGGATTATATgcacatttatacatacatgCGATTTTAATATCAACTGTGCcagatgatgttttttgtaaacatgtgcatgtgttttttttaattaaagaaagTTTCAGAATAGGGCCACGATAATTTTTTCTCTAgcgattaatctgctgattattgaCTTGAAAATCGATTTGGCTTGTaaaaaatcagaaaacagtgaaaaactaAATTTCCTAGATTCCAAAGTGAGTCTTCCGATGTCTTACTAACAGTCttaaactcaaagatattcagttcactatcatttaaaacaaggaaaagcagcagtttagtacatttgagaagctggaccCTCATATGTTTGAAATAACTGCAGAtgaatttttgtgtgtgtgtggattgaTTAACTGATTCATGAAGTAATTGCTGAAGCTGTACTGCAGGGAAATGTGCTTTCAAGGAGGCCCCATATGCAAAAACCACCAAAGCAAAATGGGCAACAGCTCAGGGGCCCCAAAATCTCCCAGGTTACTGTATGTTAATTGGTTTTAGTTTTCTGATTAACTGCAGTTGTGTTAAAGCATGTTTACCGCTAaagtgttgttattattatctcaTGATCAACAGTgtcatgttaaaaaataacactgtaTTCACTCAAACTATCACAAACTAACTGAGGACTAACACAGGAGTAGTTGTTGCGCTGGATAAAATGTGAACTTGGGTGACACAGTGCTTGAACACAGGGCAGGACTTGATCTCAGATTTGCTGTTTAGGTTCCTGATTTACATATGTGAacagtttgttttgtattaCATAACAGCAGAACACAGCTCACTGCGTCAAACATCAACTTTATTATCTTGTACAGGATTGTCCCAACATTTGgtatcatacatatatataatcgtactgtatattataaagacactgatattgaaattagcatttataagccacgtacaaacatttaataaatgggTCATATCACTACAATATAGTTGTAAGCAGAGTTAaggacatttttaagtgtttaagaATTGTATTATTTGTCAGTAATTATGACGTCTCATTTGAGGCATATTTTATATTACCAAAGtagtatttttctatatttttgcacattatttatttagttgccCGCAGAAGGAGTTATAGTTAttgacaaatacattaaaacacttaCAGCTGCTTACAATTACATTACAGTGTGCAATAAACTGTTTATGTGCTTAAAGTTAAGTGTTACCAATTTTGTTGGCTACCAGAATTGCCTATTGTCCATCTGGCAGCTCGTTAACAGCATAGACACACAACACTGACAGTGTAAAtactaagataagataaaaacacattaaaattaaGTCTCTGAGAAGGCTGTTGCCTGTTGGATAAATAATCTCTAATGTTGTTTGTGGCCAAAGTTTCAAATCCAGGAATTAAGGTAAATAGCTTTACATGTACTGCTACTTTGTTATAAAAGCTGATCTCTTTGCTGTCTTTGCAGGTTTTTGTGATTTGTCTTGTGGATAGAGTTTCTCCAGCATCCTCTCTACTGGTTTGGCCTGGATCAATGGTGTCTCTTAGCAGCAGAACGCTGAGTTTGGAAAATGACCTGTTCagggacagcagcagcagcagcagcagcatcctgtTCTCCCTCGGCCTGGGAGACGGAGCCTGCAGCGAGGGAGGCAGTTCAGCCTCCTGTGACAGCCCTGAGGCTGGAGAGTTAGGGGCTATGCACAGCTCCAGCcctggagaggaggaagatgaggaggaggaagaagacgaAGATGAAGGGGCGCCtctgcatattttttttggTGAAGCAGAGGAACCTGCAAGTCAGGAGCCCAAGCTGCCAGAATTCTCCTTCACTCCCCCTTCCCCGTTCTCCCCGACCCTGGAGGACATAGAGGAGTTCTTGAGGGAAAAGATGGAACCAGGTAAAGAGGAGCAGCTGGCCCTGAAAGAGGAGGCTTCCCCTCTACCATGTAGCTCCAGTGACTCTTCATCCACCCCTGCAGTCCCGGTCTCCTCCTCAGAGTCTTGCAGTGACTCAGGGACTAGTGCTTCCGGCTGCACTTCAAACTCAAACACCCACCAGGATGAGCAGAACAGTCCCACCCCAGCTGATGCTTCCCCTTCTGCCCAAGTAAACCCCTCACCGTCCACCGTAACCCCACCGATGCTCTTGGGTGCTCCTCTGGTCCTCCAGCTCCAGCCCCTACCTCTGGCTCAGCCTCAGACCCCAGCAGGGTCTCCTCCCGTTGCTCCAAATGGCATTTGGCTCACTCATGTGGTCATGGGGCTCCAGGGTGCAACAGGACAAAATCTCACCCTGCTGACCCCCCAGGtgacctccaccaccaccactttgGTGTCTCTGAACAGTGGAGATAAATCAGCTGACCAGAAGTATGTCAAGATCGCCCCTCTGCCCATCACCATGAGGACTCTAGAGATTACGGGCGTGACTGGGGTTGGGGGACAGGGCATCGGTTTGTTGAAGGCCGTGGCTCCCAGGGTGACCAGAGTGCCACCCACAGAGAGGGTCCATAAGTGCTCCCATCCAGGCTGCGGGAAGATGTACACCAAAAGCAGCCACCTGAAAGCTCACTTCCGCCGGCATACGGGAGAGAAACCCTACACGTGTAGCTGGCCTGAGTGTGGCTGGAGGTATGTGACAACCCTAACccataaactgctgcatctcatcagtaaaaacaaaactactctagggccaaaaacaacacatatctAAATGACTGCTGATTTCAACATGCTGTGCTATTGCCTCATCTGTAATACAGTGGAGTAACAGCTGGGGCTGGGCTAAATATTAATAGAGCAGCTAGAGCAGGTGGTGGCGGGGGGCTCTAGCACATTCTAATGCCTCATTTTCATCGTATACACTGATTTTAATTATTGCAaattttaatgagtttaactgattgtaaatgtaatgtagtgAATTATTATAATGGAGAATTAAGCTTCTCGTGTGTTTTAGCCCACACAGTCCATAGAAgttgttaatatttaaaaccaCACCtattactgactgactgaactTTTGAAAATAATGCTCATTAGaccttattttccttttttttatatacaccATAAGACTTACTGTAAGGTTTATCAGGACATGCCACAATGGTGGTTAATGTATTGTTGTAGTAGAAACATAAATGTAGTCTTattcattgaaaataaacaaggTTATTTTAAGGGGGACAATGTTTTTAATCCCATGTCTTATCTAACCTATATATtgactttaaattgaattatatttaaaataaaacaaaaataactgtaaaataacaaaacttgTTAAATCACTTGACCCAAATCATGTAAATCTACTAGATCAACTCAACTTGTAGTCATCCTTCATCATGTTCatcttctatctatctatcgtcCTTAGTTTCCTCATATGACACAGACCTGTTACTTTGACAACATTGTCtgctttagtgtgtgtttgcaatgcGCCTCAGAGATGGCTCTGCTGTAAAAAGGGCAgtgtaaataaagataattcaTTAATCGGTCCACTCATTAAGCTCATAAATGTCTGTGTGGCGTATATGGAAAATGCAGCACTCTCGAATAGTTACTGCGCAATCGTCATGTTGCTGCCGCCGGTGTTTTCCGGTGTTTTCCGGATTAGCCTGACTAATTGAGAAAAGACACAGAAGAGTACTGTCTGTTACTTAGCAGGATTCAACCTCTCAGCTGAGCGCACACTTTCATATAGAGCATGTGTGGGTGGGACTGATACAGGCAGATATGCGCATGTCTCTATCATCATGCTCACATCGTTTTGAAGAGGAGGCCAGTGGTCGTAAATATACACGCATAACAATCACAACTTGTCAATCAAAATTTATCATTTTTTGCTTATATCCCTGAATATGTCATTAGCAGAGTTTTGAGATTGGTTCGCTCGCTCCATGTCAAAGTGCCTTTCGTCAGACGGACAAGACCCTTTACATCCCTGCAGTGTTAGTGCTTTCATTCACACCACAGCCATACCACCATTTTCCCGGAAATGTTACTAAGTCTCGAGGTGAGAAATTGGTGGTACAGATTTCCCTGAATATCGATCCCTGACCCCATGCAGGAAATATACCAGACATTTCAGGGATAAACggcatgtgtgaaaggggcttAACAGCAGCCCAGAGTGGTATTCTCTCTTGGTTTACACCCTTCAACACCAGACTTAGgtctctttcacacatagttCCTGGTAAATTACGGGATAGAAAAAAGGATAACCTTTCTGGCACCGTTAGTGATTTTTGCtgtacacacatgcagctaCATCCAGAAATATTTCCGTCTTGCACCTTTTCACACATAATATGGCAATGTTGGAATATATGGGGCAAGGGAcagtccagcagatggcagtaaTGCAACACTTACGGATGCCGACCGCTGTAAAACTCAACAGAAGAAGAGGTCAAAACTCACAAAAGTTAGCTCGAACTTTCAAACTAAGCAGTGCTGATCAAATTTGaatcaaaaacatattttagtgtacTTTTAAGCCATAATATGAGAAAGTTTGGGAAAACAGACAAGCCAAAACCCAGCACTACATCACCCATACATCAAGTCTTGTGATTGTTTTGCTCGCTCCACGTGAAAGTGTAGTTGAAAGTTTAGTTGAAGGGGCTTTCAGGACATCAATGATTGTGGTTTCTACATATTTAATATCTAATGGATTGATTAGTAAGTGGGTTGATCTGAAACACTTGGTATATTTCTTTACATCTGTGTTCCTAACCCTGCACCTCTGCTTCTTTGTCTCCAGGTTCTCCCGATCCGACGAACTGTCCCGTCACCGCCGCTCCCACTCCGGTATCAAGCCCTACGAGTGCTCACTGTGTGAGAAGAAGTTTGCCCGCAGTGACCACTTATCCAAACACACAAAGGTCCACCGCAGCTCCAGGCCCAGCAGGATTATCAGATCGACCGTGTGACACCTTTCAACTTGGCCTAGATAACTGGTCTCCCTCAGGACTTTTGGTGCTTTACGAGCAGAACTTTTCCGAAGAATCTTGAGAGCTGGCTACTGTCTCTCCCTTGTAATATTCTGTCCTTTCTCTCGTCCCAGCTCTTTACCTTTTCACTGTCTCTCCCTGTGAGCAGCTCATCATAGCACTACACTTAGCTCAGGAAAAAAACTCAGCTGAAAGTGGATTTCCCGGGccttcatacacacatatacacacacatgtcaaATCACACAACAGGAGACAGTCTTACAGAGACCCCTCTTGCAGCCACTGCTTGTGCTTCTGTTCCTGTTACAAGCTACCAGGTGCTGTGGGAAGTAGGGTGGTAACCAGTAACCGGAGCCTCTCTAATTTATAATCTCCCCTCTTCTTCAAAGCCAAACTTCAGGGTCCACATGCATAAAGCTTCCCAATGTTTTCGTACGTTGTCTAAGTATGAatttactgtgttttgtttaGCGTACATTTGGGTCACATTTATGCCATGTGTTCTAATCATAAGGCTTGCGAAGGACATGTTCACGTGGCCGAGCGTGACAGCCGTGTCCGTAGAGTGAAATTCAGATTAAAGCAGCAGAAGTCTCTAAAGAGTTTTAGAGCCCAATATGAATGACGCCAGACTAAAACTTTGTGGCTTCTGCTCACAATTTGTCCAAGCTGCGGAAAAAACTTAGAATCTTCCGATGTTTTATGCATCCAACCCTGGCCTTTATTGCATTCGTCCAATCATAATCCACCCTAGTCTTGACCCGTTTGCCTTTTTCTTTGTCCCAGTACGCCGTAATCTCCATCGATGCCTTTTGTCCGTGTCACAAAACTTCACTTGATCCTACTGTTGTACTGTTATCATATGACTGCTCTTATTTAACTGTGATTCTGAACCAGGGGGGGTTGCCAAACCAGAATTCCCTGTTCCAGCCCTGTGAGAGCATGAAAACGACACCCTCGGTGCGTGACAGTTATAAGCTCTTTGTTGTCTGAAAAACTCTTGAAATCATTGTGCAGCCCGACTTATGTGGCCTAGTAACTACTCGGCCTATATGCTATACTTTGGCTCAGTGGTGCAAGAGTGAGATATCGCTCTTTTCTTATTTACACTAGCGGTTACCTTTTTCTCTGTTGGTTGTAGCAGCAAAAAAAGCTAATAGTCTAAATAGCTGGAAAGGCAGCTAACATCTATTCAATCATCTGTATAAGCATACTCAATATAATGTGTACTGAACATAAAGGACAAAGATAACACGTGTACAGCCTGTAGCCTTTatatagatgtgttttttttaatcaaaggaTTTTCAATCAGTGCATTAAGCTATTCAGTCGTGTTTGTGGAGAGGTTTTTTCAGTCCGATGTGTGAGTTTGATTGTAGCGTAATCAATCTGTGGAATGTCAGACTGATTATGGTCTGGGATTTGGAGTCCCATTCTACCCATTTACAAACCATTAAGCTGAGTCTGCTGGTCTCAAGTGCACTTGTGTTAGTGGAAAGTGGAAACTGTCATTGTGCTCTTATGGCAGttctataaaaatgtatccaaaccataaaatggcaacaaaaaaaaggggtattttatAAGGAAGGCTAAACTGCACTGCGCAGTTCAGTCACTGTTGTCATGTGTTCTTTGATCTGAACCCTTTGGTGCTTGTTAACCTTCCAGTGCTTCACACAAAGAGACTGTATAACTGAAAGCATGAAGCTTCATATAACTGGATTGTCTGAAGACACTTACTACTACAAACCGTAGGCTACTGGCAATCTTAACTTAGCTCAAGCCACATTGGTGCTTTTCTTTTTGGATAAACTCAAAACTAGAGCACTTGAGCATGTAGCAGTGCacagtcatttttacacagcAATCAtcttcatatcttttttttttttaatcttacagATACAatagctttcttttttttttttaaacaatcatgCTTAGTAATGTAGAATGCCGTTTAAAGCAGACAGACGGGCAGACGTGTTTATCTGTCTGAACCAGTGCTGTCTTTGTGTCTAAGCCTCCCCAGGCTGCTCCTACTGACCTACATCCAGATCTGTATTCCCTAATCATCATCCagttctctctctatctgtttctctctgagTCCTGCTTGTGTATCTGTTTGAACAcaggctgttttgttttttttttaataccagaAATGCTATTTTCCtatttgcaaaaataaaaagcaaaaaactgACAATGCTGAATcttttgctttgttgttttttgatggATGCTTATCGAAACGTTACTGCGTTTATGAGGACGGAATGAGGGTCGGGTTCTTACAGGAGTTAGAATTCATTTCTCATGAAATAATGAGTTATGTATTATCAGATCTTGACAAATGTGGCAATTACACTGTGCTAAAAAGAGGAATTTTTAACACCCCCTGCCATTTTACATATAACTACCATATTGTGAAAAGAATTCAGACTTTAACCAGTTCAGTATAAGCTCATACTGGTTATACTGCACATGAGTAGTGAAAAGTAACAAAATGAAGTACAAAAAAGTACTGTACTTGACATTTCAGGTACTGCACTTCAGTATTCCTATTTTCTGCTACTTAAAGAAATAACttttactacatttatttgaaaaacatAGTTGCTTTGTAATTTAAAgttgcattcatgttttttgggCTGGGGCCAAAGAGCTCCACAACAAGTTAATCATTATACAAACAGTTAGCAAACAATTGCCtctttacacatccagcagtcaCAGCGTTCATTTTGAAGTCGTGTAACCTGTGGTGAAGTTAGTTTTAAGTTAGATATTTGAAAGACATTCACTCTGGATCCAGTTGCTTCTTCTTGGGGGTACACACTACAAGCgacaaagctaaaaaaaaaactaaaaaaaaaaaacagcagcgtGGCTAGCTGGGTCACTGTGGAAATGTTGCTAAAGCACTTTGCTGCACTACACATAAGCTAACGTTATCTATTATAGCACCAGCCAgctatactgtatatcacacTATTACAGCTAGCCACTGTGCGTTAAAAAATGTTAGCCTTCCTCTGCCaagctacattttttttattatttatgtcatggtaaaaaaacaacaaaaaacaaatagacTAGGcttaaataaaacaggaaactggCTAACATCAAGGATGAGTTTTCTTCTATTTTCGCTTCACGCTCCAATAACGTGGTGAAGCATCACTGGAGCGTGTTAAACAAAATTAAGGCCAGCTTTACTTTGATGTGTAGTTCGTCACGCCCGTCATGTAGCAACAAGTGTCAGGCATCTATTTGGAGCTTCATGTTGCCTTTGCTTTGTTGACTTCTTCATATCtgttcatttctgtttgttatAATATGAAATAGAAGAAGTACTTAAAGGAGATGTGCCTTACTTGTCCAGGGATTTGGAGTAAATGGGTCACATGGGATTGAagcttttgaaaaaaactgcagtTATTATCTATTCAAATATTCACGTAAAATAAATTAACCATACATTAGCCATCAACATTCACTATTTTATCTGTCAACCTGCTTTTATACAGTAGAAAATAACCTCTAAATACTAATTAGCTTTGCTGTCATGGCTGACAAAGTTACCAGTCTGCTGTCCTATCACTGTTTGTCTAGTCACCGCCTCTCCTCTATTTTACCCAACAACTGTCTCATTGAAATGACACCAATGTAAATTTCCTGCAGCGCTGAACGACAGCAGGATTACAGCACAGAGTGGGTGGCAGGATAACCACATCAAGGCCACTGTAGCGCGtctctgtattaaaaaaaatgcttcaggCAGGTTTCAATCGTGTAATCACTTTCCAATACTGGTCTGACTGCTGCAGTGTGCTGCAGAGTCTCACTGTTCagtactgttaaaaaaaacacagaggaggcTGCAGCTGCATATCTCCAAGCTTATCTATTTGGAATTTGTGGTCATTGGTGCTTTccagttgtgtttgtttgggaGGGAACACCCGGAGGAAACTGGGACTGGC
It encodes:
- the si:ch211-117k10.3 gene encoding Krueppel-like factor 15, translated to MVSLSSRTLSLENDLFRDSSSSSSSILFSLGLGDGACSEGGSSASCDSPEAGELGAMHSSSPGEEEDEEEEEDEDEGAPLHIFFGEAEEPASQEPKLPEFSFTPPSPFSPTLEDIEEFLREKMEPGKEEQLALKEEASPLPCSSSDSSSTPAVPVSSSESCSDSGTSASGCTSNSNTHQDEQNSPTPADASPSAQVNPSPSTVTPPMLLGAPLVLQLQPLPLAQPQTPAGSPPVAPNGIWLTHVVMGLQGATGQNLTLLTPQVTSTTTTLVSLNSGDKSADQKYVKIAPLPITMRTLEITGVTGVGGQGIGLLKAVAPRVTRVPPTERVHKCSHPGCGKMYTKSSHLKAHFRRHTGEKPYTCSWPECGWRFSRSDELSRHRRSHSGIKPYECSLCEKKFARSDHLSKHTKVHRSSRPSRIIRSTV